A region of Pseudomonas sp. Marseille-Q3773 DNA encodes the following proteins:
- a CDS encoding diguanylate cyclase has protein sequence MSKGGVRARLLGLCTERVPAWAAALLALLVGGLLTAVLALAAQTFHKQQLRQRFELLASERFSRIAERFDEQQQRLDGLRRFFSFSRVVTPREFNGYTRPLLHRTLGYGWAPRVEAAQRAEFERQLGAHGGQGHVIRDQDEHGRWHPAPLRDHYFPVLYNQSGELPGLPIGLDLAAHVTSQAALARALGPGSMAISGPLAMFDTSTDARGLLMVAPVFADARPTGVAAGYVTALLSMRELVSDGRPVAADDSLVVRIVDPAGSHGPEVLFDSQNPVAPLALASTQLLHLADHHFQLSIRPSLAFVQGNRSLAVLTVSLLGGSLSLLLGVLLYSLFSQHQRALALVEERTVELRVSEQSLRDTHNQLRSVLDAATQVAIIATNLKGVVSTFNAGAERMLGYRASEAIGRLRLEDLVLPEELSQRAHALSLRYGRPIAGGQAMFAETVQAHGAEPGEWTLLRADGSQLVANMLVTAMLDEQGLWTGYLAICIDVTERRRVHEALAARDRLLEKLSAEVPGGIYQYRLDGDGHSCFPYASMGLYDIYEIDLQQLREDATVVFERIHPEDLERVRRSVRYSAEHLSPWREEYRVCLPRAGLRWVRGEATPEVGEQGCTLWHGYLTDISDLKGVEEELRRLSVTDSLTGIHNRRYFQERLKYELERAQRDGLALAVIMLDIDHFKRINDRFGHAVGDRVLRSLCLRIGQRLRRTDVFCRLGGEEFMVLCPGSDAEQARLLALELWQGLRNVPVEGVGRVTASFGVAGWRPGEGADALLLRADAGVYAAKQAGRDRVEGESA, from the coding sequence ATGTCGAAGGGTGGCGTGCGTGCGCGGTTGCTTGGCCTGTGCACAGAGCGGGTACCCGCCTGGGCAGCGGCACTGCTCGCCCTGCTGGTGGGCGGCCTGCTGACGGCCGTTCTGGCGCTGGCTGCGCAAACCTTCCACAAGCAGCAGTTGCGTCAGCGCTTCGAGCTGTTGGCCAGCGAGCGCTTCAGCCGCATCGCCGAACGCTTTGACGAACAGCAGCAGCGCCTGGACGGGCTGCGCCGGTTCTTCAGCTTTTCCAGGGTCGTCACCCCGCGCGAGTTCAATGGCTACACCCGGCCATTGTTGCACCGAACCCTGGGCTATGGCTGGGCGCCGCGTGTCGAAGCTGCGCAACGCGCCGAATTCGAGCGCCAGCTTGGTGCGCATGGCGGGCAGGGCCATGTGATCCGCGATCAGGACGAGCATGGGCGATGGCACCCCGCGCCTTTGCGTGACCATTACTTCCCGGTCCTCTATAACCAGTCCGGCGAATTGCCCGGGCTGCCCATTGGGCTGGACCTCGCTGCCCATGTCACCTCGCAGGCGGCGCTGGCGCGGGCGCTGGGGCCTGGCAGCATGGCGATATCGGGGCCGCTGGCCATGTTCGATACCAGCACGGATGCGCGCGGCCTGTTGATGGTGGCACCGGTGTTTGCCGATGCCAGGCCCACCGGCGTGGCGGCGGGCTATGTCACGGCCTTGCTGAGCATGCGTGAGCTGGTCAGTGACGGGCGACCGGTCGCGGCAGATGACAGCCTGGTCGTGCGCATCGTTGACCCTGCCGGCTCGCATGGCCCCGAAGTGCTGTTCGATTCGCAGAACCCGGTCGCTCCCTTGGCGCTTGCCAGCACGCAACTGTTGCATCTGGCCGACCATCACTTCCAGCTGAGTATCAGGCCGAGCCTGGCGTTCGTGCAGGGCAACCGCTCCTTGGCAGTGTTGACGGTGAGCTTGCTCGGTGGGTCGTTGAGCCTGCTGCTCGGTGTTTTGCTCTACAGCCTGTTCAGCCAGCACCAGCGCGCCCTGGCCCTGGTCGAGGAGCGTACTGTCGAGCTGCGGGTCAGCGAGCAGTCACTGCGAGATACCCATAACCAGCTGCGCAGCGTGCTGGATGCCGCGACTCAAGTGGCGATCATTGCCACCAACCTCAAAGGCGTGGTCAGCACGTTCAACGCTGGCGCCGAGCGCATGCTCGGTTACCGGGCCAGCGAGGCGATCGGCCGATTGCGCCTCGAGGACCTGGTACTGCCTGAGGAGTTGAGCCAACGTGCCCATGCCTTGAGCCTGCGTTACGGCCGACCGATCGCTGGCGGCCAGGCCATGTTCGCCGAAACGGTGCAGGCACACGGCGCCGAACCAGGGGAGTGGACCCTGCTGCGTGCTGATGGCAGCCAACTGGTGGCCAACATGCTGGTCACCGCCATGCTCGATGAACAGGGTCTGTGGACGGGCTATCTGGCGATCTGCATCGATGTCACGGAACGGCGTCGGGTGCACGAGGCGCTGGCGGCGCGTGACCGTCTTCTGGAAAAACTCAGTGCCGAAGTGCCGGGTGGTATCTACCAGTACCGCCTGGATGGCGACGGCCATTCCTGTTTTCCCTATGCCAGCATGGGCCTGTACGACATCTACGAAATCGACCTGCAGCAGTTGCGCGAGGACGCGACGGTGGTGTTCGAGCGTATCCACCCCGAAGACCTGGAGCGGGTGCGCCGTTCGGTGCGTTATTCGGCCGAGCACCTGTCGCCCTGGCGCGAAGAGTATCGGGTCTGCCTGCCGCGTGCCGGGCTGCGCTGGGTACGTGGCGAGGCGACGCCGGAGGTGGGCGAGCAGGGTTGCACCCTGTGGCACGGCTACCTGACCGATATCTCTGACCTGAAAGGCGTCGAGGAGGAGTTGCGGAGGTTGTCGGTGACCGACTCGCTGACTGGCATTCACAACCGCCGCTACTTCCAGGAACGGCTGAAATACGAGCTGGAGCGGGCCCAGCGTGACGGCCTGGCGCTGGCGGTGATCATGCTCGACATCGATCACTTCAAACGTATCAACGATCGTTTCGGCCATGCTGTCGGCGACCGCGTGCTGCGCAGTCTGTGCCTGCGCATCGGCCAGCGCTTGCGGCGTACCGACGTATTCTGCCGGCTGGGTGGCGAGGAATTCATGGTGCTGTGCCCCGGCAGCGATGCCGAGCAGGCGCGGTTGCTGGCGCTGGAGCTGTGGCAAGGGCTGCGCAATGTGCCGGTGGAAGGCGTGGGCCGGGTGACCGCGAGCTTTGGCGTGGCGGGGTGGCGGCCTGGGGAGGGGGCCGATGCCTTGCTGTTGCGCGCCGATGCCGGAGTGTATGCGGCCAAGCAGGCCGGGCGCGACCGGGTGGAGGGGGAGTCGGCGTGA
- a CDS encoding transporter substrate-binding domain-containing protein, with amino-acid sequence MACHIARLLLALLLFSSVAQATPPGASSYTLLARSTARPAQPALTAEQRQWLETRQELVLGTSAPDYPPFDITSGGREYQGLTAEYASLIGKALGLPVKVLRFSNRQAAVKALRRGDIDLLGSANGYEAAADGLALSQPYAIDQPVLVTRENENRALDKGLPGMRLGMLYHYLPRREVLSAYPQAELLAFGSSSEALNAVAFGQADVFIGDTISTHYQLNRGHLPRLRMASFGKHEAIGFGFALRQQDKLLMELVNGVLDSQPSAIRASIFKRWSAGGDLLLSERKLHLTEAEEQWLRDHPVMRVVIDDTAAPLSYFDAAGYFRGITADLLELIRLRTGLRFDVQRASGVADMIARLKDGRADVIAALTTDGQAEGNLQISRPYLESAYVLVSRKDNEALTSLDQMQGRRIAINRYSAMDAMLSRNYPQVGWVETESTFYSVALLKSGAVDALITPLVDANHALASNPELVIRTTVGSEPANFAMASDPSSAVLVSILDKALMSISPEELGVINNRWRGFGLHDDGNGQDYRRLAVQLVLGAAVLLLLALLWNARLRLQISQRQRAERALNDQLAFMRALLNGTPHPMYVRDRDGCLQSCNSSYLDAVQACSDEVIGKRLNDSLFAEYEHIRQIEADYQRVMAAGTPLIMDRPLRIKGREMTIYHWILPYRDSLGEVQGIIGGWIDISDRRQLVMELRQAKQQADDANRAKSTFLATISHEIRTPMNAVIGMLELAVKRADQGRVDRSALELAHHSAKDLLGLIGDILDIVRIESGHLNLAPEVVDLAGLVESVGRIFEGQARQKGLALEVLIDPAARCHAQLDPLRFKQVLSNLVSNAIKFTEHGQVRICVSLDEACSPPVLELEVRDSGIGIPADDLQRLFNPFIQANPHSQGARAGTGLGLAICRNLCEMMGGNLSIRSLEDVGTQVRLKMPLQRVEGAALAAPLPEELEVPDPRLSVLVIDDHPANLQLMAQQLNYLGLEHASASDGHEGLATWREGDFDVLVLDCNMPHMNGYQLASAVRAEESHGKRPRCTILGYTANAQPEVRRKCLNAGMDDCLLKPISLSTLSQRLAGIRPRCPQPRRRKLYYLDGLAAVVGHDPNDRQRFLEALRQSLQADLATLMALDPQHDSNAIAEQAHKVLSAARMLEAPELMAACEALEASGLSTAQLRLRRQALARHMGRVERALARELAADTCTQTGSQAC; translated from the coding sequence ATGGCGTGTCACATCGCTCGGCTGCTGCTCGCCCTGCTCCTGTTCAGCAGCGTGGCACAGGCTACCCCTCCAGGCGCCTCGTCCTACACGTTGCTGGCCCGGTCAACCGCCCGGCCCGCCCAGCCAGCGCTCACCGCCGAACAACGGCAGTGGCTGGAAACCCGCCAGGAACTGGTGCTGGGCACCTCGGCACCGGATTACCCGCCATTCGACATCACCAGCGGTGGCCGTGAATACCAGGGCCTGACAGCCGAATACGCCAGCCTGATCGGCAAGGCTCTGGGCTTGCCGGTCAAGGTGCTACGCTTTTCCAATCGACAGGCAGCGGTGAAAGCGTTGCGGCGTGGCGACATCGACCTGCTTGGCAGTGCCAATGGCTACGAGGCAGCTGCCGACGGCCTGGCGCTTTCGCAGCCCTATGCCATTGACCAACCGGTGCTGGTAACACGGGAAAATGAAAACCGCGCACTCGACAAGGGGCTGCCCGGCATGCGCCTTGGCATGCTCTACCATTACCTGCCCAGGCGGGAAGTGCTCAGTGCCTATCCCCAGGCGGAGTTGCTGGCCTTCGGCTCGTCCAGCGAGGCCTTGAACGCGGTTGCGTTCGGCCAGGCCGACGTGTTCATCGGCGATACCATTTCCACCCACTACCAACTGAACCGCGGCCACTTGCCGCGCCTGCGCATGGCCAGTTTCGGCAAGCACGAGGCCATCGGCTTCGGCTTTGCCCTGCGCCAGCAGGACAAGCTGCTGATGGAACTGGTGAACGGCGTGCTGGATAGCCAGCCCTCGGCCATACGCGCCAGCATTTTCAAGCGCTGGAGCGCCGGTGGCGATCTGCTGCTGAGCGAGCGCAAGCTGCACCTGACCGAGGCCGAGGAACAGTGGTTGCGGGACCACCCGGTGATGCGCGTGGTGATCGATGACACCGCCGCGCCGTTGTCCTATTTCGATGCTGCGGGCTATTTCCGTGGCATTACCGCCGACCTGCTGGAACTCATTCGCCTGCGTACCGGCCTGCGCTTCGACGTGCAGCGCGCCAGTGGCGTAGCCGACATGATTGCCCGCCTGAAGGATGGCCGCGCCGACGTCATCGCCGCACTGACCACTGACGGGCAGGCCGAGGGCAACCTGCAAATCAGTCGCCCCTACCTGGAAAGCGCCTACGTGCTGGTCAGCCGCAAGGACAACGAAGCGCTGACCTCGCTGGACCAGATGCAAGGGCGCCGCATTGCCATCAACCGCTACAGCGCGATGGACGCCATGCTGTCGCGCAATTATCCGCAGGTTGGCTGGGTAGAGACGGAAAGCACGTTCTATTCCGTGGCGTTGCTCAAGAGTGGCGCGGTCGACGCGCTGATCACCCCCCTGGTCGACGCCAACCACGCCCTGGCCAGCAACCCCGAGCTGGTCATCCGCACCACTGTTGGCAGCGAACCCGCCAATTTCGCCATGGCCTCCGACCCCTCCTCCGCGGTGCTGGTATCGATCCTCGACAAGGCACTGATGAGCATCTCGCCAGAGGAGCTGGGGGTGATCAACAACCGCTGGCGCGGCTTCGGCCTGCACGATGACGGCAACGGCCAGGACTACCGTCGGCTCGCAGTGCAACTGGTGCTGGGCGCTGCCGTGCTCTTGCTGCTGGCCTTGCTGTGGAATGCCCGCCTGCGCCTGCAGATCAGTCAACGTCAACGCGCAGAACGTGCGCTGAACGACCAGCTGGCGTTCATGCGCGCCCTGCTCAATGGCACGCCCCATCCCATGTACGTGCGTGACCGCGACGGCTGCCTGCAAAGTTGCAACTCCAGTTACCTGGACGCTGTGCAGGCCTGCTCCGATGAGGTCATAGGCAAACGTCTGAACGACAGCCTGTTCGCAGAGTACGAGCATATCCGCCAGATCGAAGCGGATTACCAGAGGGTGATGGCAGCTGGCACCCCGCTGATCATGGACCGCCCGCTACGGATCAAGGGCCGCGAGATGACCATCTATCACTGGATACTTCCGTATCGCGACTCGCTGGGCGAGGTGCAGGGCATCATTGGCGGCTGGATCGACATCAGTGATCGCCGCCAGCTGGTGATGGAGCTGCGCCAGGCCAAGCAGCAGGCCGACGATGCCAACCGCGCCAAGAGTACGTTCCTGGCAACCATCAGCCACGAGATCCGGACCCCGATGAACGCGGTCATCGGCATGCTGGAACTGGCCGTCAAGCGTGCCGACCAGGGCCGGGTGGACCGCAGCGCACTGGAGCTGGCCCACCATTCGGCCAAGGACCTGCTGGGCCTGATCGGCGACATCCTCGATATCGTGCGCATCGAGTCCGGGCACTTGAACCTTGCCCCTGAGGTGGTCGACCTGGCGGGCCTGGTCGAATCGGTGGGGCGCATCTTCGAGGGTCAGGCACGGCAGAAAGGCCTGGCCCTGGAAGTACTGATCGACCCCGCCGCACGCTGCCATGCACAGCTCGACCCGCTGCGTTTCAAGCAGGTGCTATCCAACCTGGTGAGCAACGCCATCAAGTTCACCGAACACGGCCAGGTGCGTATCTGCGTCAGCCTGGATGAGGCCTGCAGCCCCCCTGTGCTGGAGCTGGAAGTGCGCGACAGTGGCATCGGCATACCGGCTGATGACCTGCAACGCCTGTTCAATCCGTTCATCCAGGCCAACCCGCACAGCCAGGGCGCCCGCGCCGGCACCGGCCTCGGCCTGGCCATCTGCCGCAACCTGTGCGAAATGATGGGCGGCAACCTGAGTATCAGAAGCCTGGAAGATGTCGGCACCCAGGTACGCTTGAAGATGCCGCTGCAGCGGGTCGAAGGTGCAGCGCTGGCGGCTCCGCTGCCGGAGGAACTCGAGGTGCCTGACCCACGGCTGAGCGTGCTGGTGATCGACGACCATCCAGCCAACCTGCAACTGATGGCACAGCAACTTAATTACCTGGGCCTGGAGCATGCCAGCGCATCCGACGGTCACGAAGGCCTGGCCACCTGGCGGGAGGGCGACTTCGATGTGCTGGTGCTCGACTGCAACATGCCGCACATGAACGGCTATCAACTGGCGTCCGCGGTACGGGCCGAGGAAAGCCACGGCAAACGCCCGCGCTGCACCATTCTTGGCTACACCGCCAACGCGCAGCCCGAGGTACGGCGCAAGTGCCTCAACGCCGGCATGGATGACTGCCTGCTCAAGCCCATCAGCCTCAGTACCCTTAGCCAGCGCCTGGCCGGCATTCGCCCGCGCTGTCCGCAGCCACGCCGGCGCAAGCTGTATTACCTGGATGGTCTGGCCGCTGTGGTCGGGCACGACCCCAACGACCGTCAGCGTTTCCTCGAGGCCTTGCGGCAGAGCCTGCAGGCTGACCTGGCCACGTTGATGGCGCTGGATCCGCAGCACGACAGCAACGCCATCGCCGAACAGGCCCACAAGGTACTCAGCGCCGCACGCATGCTGGAAGCGCCCGAGCTGATGGCAGCCTGCGAAGCCCTGGAGGCCAGCGGCCTGTCCACCGCCCAGCTGCGCCTGCGACGCCAGGCACTGGCGCGGCACATGGGCCGGGTGGAGCGAGCCCTGGCCAGGGAGCTGGCCGCAGATACCTGCACACAGACAGGCAGCCAGGCGTGTTAA
- the dacB gene encoding D-alanyl-D-alanine carboxypeptidase/D-alanyl-D-alanine-endopeptidase: MIKTLRPLVLAGLLLPFALPSQAAAVNTTLPAKVQQALKASKLQDSALSLVMLPLDGPGTPTVFNADVSVNPASTMKLVTTYAALELLGPTFQWKTEFYTDGTLSNGVLNGNLYLKGGGDPKLNMEKLWLLMRDLRANGVRTVTGDLVLDRSHFVQPNLPQFNDDGGDVNKPFLVKPDALMVNLKALRFVARNDGGKVTVAVEPPIASIRIDNQVKAVASRQCSGDVRYNPVQQADGISVTVSGQLGEGCNSQTYLSLLDHPTYAAGAVRAIWNELGGSIQGGDRFENVPKSARLLARAFSPDLVEVIRDINKYSNNTMAQQLFLSLGAQFRTDADGDDARAAQRVVRQWLAKKGITAPHLVMENGSGLSRAERVSTREMAAMLQAAWKSPYAAEFISSMPLVGMDGTMRKRLKRTAMTGEGHIKTGTLNTVRAIAGFSRDSNGHTWAVAAILNDPKPWGASQVLDQVLLDLYRQPKLAGSTAAN; the protein is encoded by the coding sequence ATGATCAAAACGCTTCGTCCCCTTGTACTTGCCGGCCTGCTGCTGCCGTTCGCCCTGCCCAGCCAGGCCGCTGCCGTGAATACCACCCTGCCCGCCAAAGTGCAGCAAGCCCTCAAGGCCAGCAAGCTGCAGGATTCGGCGCTGTCGCTGGTGATGCTGCCGCTGGACGGCCCCGGCACACCGACCGTGTTCAATGCCGACGTGTCGGTGAACCCGGCCTCGACCATGAAGCTGGTTACCACCTACGCAGCCCTTGAACTGCTTGGCCCGACCTTCCAGTGGAAGACCGAGTTCTACACCGACGGCACCCTCAGCAACGGGGTGCTCAACGGCAACCTGTACCTCAAAGGCGGTGGCGACCCGAAACTGAACATGGAAAAGCTGTGGCTGTTGATGCGTGACCTGCGCGCCAATGGCGTGCGCACCGTCACCGGCGACCTGGTGCTGGACCGCAGCCACTTCGTGCAGCCCAACCTGCCGCAGTTCAACGATGACGGCGGCGACGTGAACAAGCCGTTCCTGGTCAAGCCGGATGCCTTGATGGTCAACCTCAAGGCCTTGCGCTTCGTCGCCCGCAATGACGGCGGCAAGGTCACCGTCGCGGTCGAGCCACCGATTGCCAGTATCCGCATCGACAACCAGGTCAAGGCAGTCGCCTCCAGGCAGTGCTCGGGTGACGTACGCTACAACCCGGTGCAACAGGCCGATGGCATCAGCGTAACGGTCAGCGGCCAGCTGGGTGAGGGCTGCAACTCGCAAACCTACCTGTCGCTGCTTGACCACCCCACCTACGCCGCCGGTGCCGTACGTGCGATCTGGAACGAGCTGGGTGGCAGCATCCAAGGTGGCGATCGTTTCGAGAACGTGCCCAAGAGTGCGCGCCTGCTGGCGCGGGCCTTCTCGCCAGACCTGGTGGAAGTGATCCGCGACATCAACAAGTACAGCAACAACACCATGGCCCAGCAGTTGTTCCTCAGCCTCGGCGCGCAGTTCCGCACCGATGCCGATGGCGACGATGCCCGCGCTGCCCAGCGCGTGGTGCGTCAGTGGCTGGCGAAAAAGGGCATTACCGCACCACACCTGGTGATGGAAAACGGCTCCGGCCTGTCGCGTGCCGAGCGGGTCAGTACCCGGGAAATGGCCGCCATGCTGCAGGCCGCCTGGAAAAGCCCATACGCTGCCGAGTTCATCAGCTCGATGCCGCTGGTGGGCATGGACGGCACCATGCGCAAGCGCCTGAAACGCACGGCAATGACGGGTGAAGGGCACATCAAGACCGGCACGCTGAATACCGTGCGGGCGATCGCCGGCTTCAGCCGTGACAGCAATGGTCATACCTGGGCGGTGGCGGCCATCCTCAACGACCCGAAACCGTGGGGTGCATCGCAGGTGCTCGACCAGGTGCTGCTGGACCTGTACCGCCAGCCGAAGCTGGCCGGCAGCACAGCGGCCAACTGA
- a CDS encoding response regulator transcription factor, with the protein MQSIFIVDDHPVIRLAVRMLLENQNYKIVGESDNGVDAMQMIRETNPDLVILDISIPKLDGLEVLSRFQAMALPLKVLVLTAQSPALFAVRCMHSGAAGYVCKQEDLSELLSAIKAVLAGYNYFPSQAIKHNQAVDADLKLFRQVNDRELMVLQLFAQGRSNKEIAKGMFLSSKTVSTYKKRLMHKLQADTLVDLIEMAKRNALV; encoded by the coding sequence ATGCAATCCATATTTATTGTCGACGACCATCCTGTCATCCGCCTGGCCGTGCGTATGTTGCTGGAAAACCAGAACTACAAGATTGTCGGCGAGTCGGACAACGGCGTGGACGCCATGCAGATGATTCGCGAAACCAACCCCGACCTGGTCATTCTCGACATCAGCATCCCCAAGCTGGACGGGCTGGAGGTGCTTTCCCGCTTTCAGGCCATGGCGTTGCCCCTGAAGGTTCTGGTGTTGACTGCGCAATCACCGGCATTGTTTGCCGTGCGCTGCATGCACTCCGGTGCCGCAGGCTATGTATGCAAGCAGGAGGACCTGAGCGAACTGCTGAGTGCAATCAAGGCCGTGCTGGCCGGTTACAACTATTTCCCCAGCCAGGCTATAAAGCACAACCAGGCGGTGGATGCCGACCTGAAACTTTTCCGACAGGTGAATGACCGTGAACTAATGGTGTTGCAGCTGTTCGCCCAGGGGCGCAGCAACAAGGAAATAGCCAAGGGCATGTTTCTCAGCAGCAAGACGGTCAGCACCTACAAGAAGCGCCTCATGCACAAACTTCAGGCCGACACGCTGGTCGACCTGATCGAAATGGCCAAGCGCAACGCTTTGGTCTGA
- the rlmKL gene encoding bifunctional 23S rRNA (guanine(2069)-N(7))-methyltransferase RlmK/23S rRNA (guanine(2445)-N(2))-methyltransferase RlmL, whose product MSDRFELYLTCPKGLEGLLAEEARSLGLDEVREHTSAIRGAADMETAYRLCLWSRLANRVLLVLKRFSMKNADDLYDGVHAVDWADHLAADGTLAVEFSGHGSGIDNTHFGALKVKDAIVDKLRNREGLRPSVEKIDPDVRVHLRLDRGEAILSLDLSGHSLHQRGYRLQQGAAPLKENLAAAVLIRAGWPRIAAEGGALADPMCGVGTFLVEAAMIAADIAPNLRRERWGFSAWLGHVPALWRKVHEQAQARAEAGLARPPLWIRGYEADPRLIQPGRNNVERAGLGDWVKFYQGEVSTFEPRPDQNQKGLVISNPPYGERLGDEASLLYLYQNLGERLRQACMGWEAAVFTGAPQLGKRMGIRSHKQYAFWNGALPCKLLLFKVQPDQFVTGERRESAAPGADIDLQAALPSEPARLSEGAQMFANRLQKNLRQLGKWARREQVDCYRLYDADMPEYALAVDLYQDWVHVQEYAAPRSVDPDKAQARLLDALAAIPQALGIAPQRVVLKRRERQSGTRQYERQATEGRFQEVSEGGVKLLVNLTDYLDTGLFLDHRPIRMRIQREAAGKRFLNLFCYTATATVHAAKGGARSTTSVDLSKTYLDWARRNLALNGFSERNRLEQGDVMAWLEGNRDSYDLIFIDPPTFSNSKRMEGVFDVQRDHVQLLDLAMARLAPGGVLYFSNNFRKFQLDENLMTRYAVEEITAQTLDPDFARNNRIHRAWRLQLR is encoded by the coding sequence ATGTCGGACCGTTTCGAACTTTATCTCACTTGCCCCAAAGGCCTGGAAGGCCTGCTTGCCGAAGAGGCCCGCAGCCTCGGCCTGGATGAGGTGCGTGAGCACACCTCGGCCATTCGCGGCGCCGCCGACATGGAAACCGCCTATCGCCTGTGCCTGTGGTCACGCCTGGCCAACCGGGTGCTGCTGGTGCTCAAGCGCTTTTCCATGAAGAACGCCGACGATCTCTACGACGGCGTGCACGCGGTCGACTGGGCCGACCACCTGGCTGCCGACGGCACCCTGGCGGTGGAATTCAGCGGCCACGGCTCCGGCATCGACAACACCCACTTCGGTGCGCTGAAGGTCAAGGATGCGATCGTCGACAAGCTGCGCAACCGCGAAGGCCTGCGCCCGTCGGTGGAAAAGATCGACCCTGACGTACGCGTGCACCTGCGCCTTGACCGCGGCGAAGCCATCCTGTCCCTCGACCTTTCCGGGCACAGCCTGCACCAGCGTGGCTACCGTTTGCAGCAAGGCGCCGCGCCGCTGAAGGAAAACCTGGCGGCAGCGGTGCTGATCCGCGCAGGCTGGCCGCGCATTGCCGCCGAAGGTGGTGCGCTGGCCGACCCAATGTGCGGTGTGGGTACCTTCCTGGTCGAAGCCGCGATGATCGCCGCCGACATTGCCCCCAACCTCAGGCGTGAACGCTGGGGCTTCAGTGCCTGGCTCGGCCACGTGCCGGCGCTGTGGCGCAAGGTGCATGAACAAGCGCAGGCGCGGGCCGAGGCCGGCTTGGCCAGGCCGCCGCTATGGATTCGTGGCTACGAGGCCGACCCACGGCTGATCCAGCCGGGCCGCAACAACGTCGAGCGTGCTGGCCTGGGCGACTGGGTGAAGTTCTACCAGGGTGAAGTCAGCACCTTCGAACCGCGCCCGGACCAGAACCAGAAGGGCCTGGTCATCAGCAACCCGCCGTATGGCGAGCGCCTGGGTGACGAGGCCAGCCTGCTGTACCTCTACCAGAACCTCGGCGAACGCCTGCGCCAGGCCTGCATGGGCTGGGAGGCCGCGGTGTTCACCGGCGCACCGCAGCTGGGCAAGCGCATGGGCATTCGCAGCCACAAGCAGTACGCATTCTGGAACGGCGCGTTGCCGTGCAAGCTGCTGCTGTTCAAGGTGCAGCCTGATCAATTCGTGACTGGCGAGCGCCGTGAGTCTGCCGCGCCAGGGGCGGACATCGACCTGCAGGCAGCGCTGCCCAGCGAGCCGGCGCGTCTGTCGGAAGGGGCACAGATGTTCGCCAACCGCCTGCAGAAGAACCTGCGGCAATTGGGCAAGTGGGCCCGCCGCGAACAGGTCGACTGCTACCGTTTGTACGATGCCGACATGCCCGAGTACGCCCTGGCGGTCGACCTGTACCAGGACTGGGTGCACGTGCAGGAATATGCCGCGCCACGTTCGGTCGACCCGGACAAGGCCCAGGCGCGCCTGCTCGATGCACTGGCCGCCATCCCCCAGGCGCTGGGCATCGCGCCGCAGCGTGTGGTGCTCAAGCGCCGCGAGCGGCAGAGTGGCACCCGCCAGTATGAGCGCCAGGCCACCGAAGGCCGCTTCCAGGAAGTCAGCGAAGGTGGCGTCAAGCTGCTGGTCAACCTCACCGACTACCTCGACACCGGGCTGTTCCTCGACCACCGCCCGATACGCATGCGCATCCAGCGCGAGGCCGCCGGCAAGCGCTTCCTCAACCTGTTCTGCTACACCGCCACGGCCACCGTGCACGCCGCCAAGGGCGGGGCGCGCAGTACCACCAGCGTCGACCTGTCGAAAACCTACCTGGACTGGGCGCGGCGCAACCTGGCGCTCAACGGTTTCTCCGAGCGTAACCGCCTGGAGCAGGGCGATGTGATGGCCTGGCTGGAAGGCAACCGCGACAGCTACGACCTGATCTTCATCGACCCACCGACCTTCTCCAACTCCAAGCGCATGGAAGGCGTGTTCGATGTGCAGCGTGACCACGTGCAACTGCTGGACCTGGCCATGGCCCGTCTGGCCCCGGGCGGCGTGCTGTACTTCTCGAACAACTTCCGCAAGTTCCAGCTGGACGAAAACCTGATGACACGGTACGCGGTGGAGGAAATCACTGCCCAGACACTGGACCCGGATTTCGCCCGCAACAACCGCATTCACCGGGCCTGGCGTTTGCAACTGCGTTGA
- a CDS encoding YggL family protein, whose amino-acid sequence MATNRSRRLRKKLCVDEFQELGFELNLEFKEDLDDQAIDAFLDAFLAEAMDANGLDYVGGDDFGLVCSVKRGSVSEEQRAAVEAWLKGRSELTKIEVSPLLDAWYPEKPINKAE is encoded by the coding sequence ATGGCCACAAACCGCTCCCGTCGTCTGCGCAAGAAGCTGTGTGTCGACGAGTTTCAGGAATTGGGCTTCGAGCTGAACCTGGAATTCAAGGAAGATCTGGATGACCAGGCAATCGATGCTTTCCTCGACGCGTTCCTGGCAGAAGCCATGGACGCCAACGGCCTGGACTATGTAGGCGGTGACGATTTCGGCCTGGTGTGCTCGGTCAAACGCGGCTCGGTCAGCGAAGAACAGCGTGCAGCCGTTGAAGCCTGGCTCAAGGGCCGCAGCGAACTGACCAAGATCGAAGTCAGCCCGCTGCTGGACGCCTGGTACCCGGAAAAGCCGATCAACAAGGCCGAGTAA